In a single window of the Bacteroidota bacterium genome:
- a CDS encoding BON domain-containing protein encodes MAVYSEKQAIADKVKEQLEWDDRVLSVKIFIEVFDGTVKLSGEVPTYASRLAAEDDAFSISGVRNVENNLRVKNPQSVIIPDDNKIKSFIKNMVRIDPRIDNETINVNVEGGVVTLNGTVNAHWKKEQTENYAHRVTGVNNVINNIEVRINVELSDQQIKEEIINAVKRNTLMQAEDIRVDVKNGQVILTGFVPSYTAKIKARQIASYTFGVTNVINHLELW; translated from the coding sequence ATGGCAGTTTATAGTGAAAAACAAGCGATAGCAGATAAAGTAAAAGAACAACTTGAATGGGATGACAGGGTTTTATCTGTAAAAATATTTATAGAGGTATTTGATGGTACGGTTAAGCTTTCGGGAGAGGTTCCCACTTATGCCAGTAGATTAGCAGCTGAGGATGATGCATTTTCAATTTCAGGGGTAAGAAATGTTGAAAATAATTTACGTGTAAAAAATCCTCAATCAGTCATTATTCCTGATGACAATAAAATAAAATCTTTTATAAAAAACATGGTAAGAATTGATCCAAGGATTGATAATGAAACAATTAATGTTAATGTAGAAGGGGGAGTTGTAACCTTAAACGGTACAGTAAATGCCCATTGGAAAAAGGAGCAAACCGAAAACTACGCTCATCGCGTAACTGGCGTTAATAATGTAATCAATAATATAGAGGTTCGCATTAATGTTGAACTTTCTGATCAGCAAATTAAAGAAGAAATTATAAATGCGGTGAAAAGAAATACCCTAATGCAGGCAGAAGATATCCGGGTTGATGTTAAAAATGGCCAGGTTATATTGACTGGTTTTGTACCCTCTTATACCGCCAAAATTAAGGCAAGGCAGATTGCAAGTTATACCTTCGGGGTTACAAATGTCATAAACCATCTTGAATTGTGGTAG
- a CDS encoding BON domain-containing protein, protein MATTHVKQVIKETIQDQFNWDDRVQAENINIDVADGTVKLSGEVYNYSSRMAAEEDALSVYGVVGVENNLKVRYPETYNVLSDDEIKFAIENNLKFDNRIEHRNINISVNNGIVTINGNVNFFWKKDVVESYCYRIAGVVDVNDKITVTPQGEYSDQDIASDLDRAFRRSGYINADEVKIQVSDGEVTLSGKVPSYVARIRANELAQFTTGVVNVIDKLILR, encoded by the coding sequence ATGGCAACAACCCATGTAAAACAAGTAATTAAGGAAACTATACAAGATCAGTTCAATTGGGATGACAGGGTACAGGCAGAAAATATCAACATTGATGTAGCTGATGGAACGGTTAAGCTATCCGGGGAGGTTTATAACTATTCAAGCCGAATGGCAGCAGAGGAAGATGCTCTTTCGGTTTATGGAGTGGTAGGTGTAGAAAACAATTTAAAGGTGAGGTATCCCGAAACGTATAATGTACTCTCGGATGATGAAATAAAATTTGCTATTGAAAACAATTTAAAATTTGATAACCGCATAGAGCATAGAAATATTAATATTAGTGTAAATAATGGTATTGTAACAATTAATGGAAATGTGAATTTTTTTTGGAAAAAGGATGTAGTGGAAAGCTATTGCTATCGAATAGCAGGGGTTGTTGATGTAAATGATAAAATCACAGTTACCCCACAGGGTGAATACAGTGATCAGGATATAGCCTCTGATCTGGATAGAGCATTTAGAAGAAGCGGGTATATAAATGCAGATGAGGTTAAAATTCAGGTTAGCGATGGAGAAGTAACTCTATCAGGTAAAGTTCCTTCCTATGTGGCAAGAATTAGAGCCAATGAACTTGCACAATTTACCACAGGAGTTGTTAATGTAATTGACAAGTTAATTCTAAGATAA
- a CDS encoding YeiH family putative sulfate export transporter, translating to MIKNINLNLIKGVLFIALISLLATWIASFSFFTNLAISPLIIGILLGIITGNLFRGSIPLEWGPGILFSAKKILRLAIILYGFKITFQQIAQVGLTGLTADIIMVATTFLLGAYVGIKFLKLDKETAFLTASGASICGAAAVLATEPVVKAETHKAAIAVATVVLFGTISMFLYPLLYKSGILQMDFKLFGIYVGSTVHEVAHVVGAGNAVSDITSDTAVIVKMTRVMLLVPLLILLSIYLSRKNGDTFNSKSIHIPWFAVGFVAVAGFNSFHLLASEMVAAIVSIDNFLLTMAMTALGVETNIKKMKATGGKPVVLGFILFLWLILGGYGITILVDKFTSVFN from the coding sequence ATGATTAAAAACATAAATTTGAATTTAATAAAGGGAGTCCTGTTTATTGCCCTTATTTCCCTTTTAGCAACATGGATCGCATCTTTTTCTTTTTTCACTAACTTAGCAATAAGTCCTTTAATTATTGGGATTTTGCTTGGAATAATTACAGGAAATTTATTTCGTGGGTCCATTCCACTTGAATGGGGACCGGGAATACTGTTTTCTGCAAAAAAAATATTGCGCCTTGCAATTATTTTATATGGCTTTAAAATTACCTTCCAACAAATTGCCCAGGTTGGATTAACCGGACTAACAGCAGATATAATAATGGTTGCAACAACTTTTCTTCTGGGTGCTTATGTAGGAATAAAATTTTTAAAGTTAGATAAGGAAACAGCTTTTTTAACCGCTTCGGGCGCTTCCATTTGCGGAGCTGCTGCGGTATTAGCAACCGAGCCTGTTGTAAAGGCAGAAACTCATAAAGCTGCAATTGCAGTTGCCACAGTTGTTTTATTCGGAACAATATCAATGTTTTTATACCCCCTTTTGTATAAATCAGGAATCCTGCAAATGGATTTTAAACTATTTGGCATTTATGTAGGTTCAACTGTACATGAAGTTGCCCATGTAGTAGGTGCAGGAAATGCAGTGTCAGATATTACTTCCGATACAGCCGTTATCGTAAAAATGACAAGGGTTATGCTTCTTGTGCCATTATTGATTTTACTTAGTATTTATCTTTCAAGGAAAAATGGAGATACATTTAATAGTAAAAGCATCCATATTCCTTGGTTTGCAGTTGGATTTGTGGCAGTAGCCGGTTTTAATTCCTTTCATTTGCTTGCATCCGAAATGGTAGCTGCTATTGTTAGTATTGATAATTTTTTACTTACAATGGCAATGACCGCACTTGGGGTAGAAACAAACATAAAAAAAATGAAAGCAACAGGTGGCAAACCCGTTGTATTGGGATTTATTCTTTTCCTGTGGTTGATCCTGGGGGGATATGGAATTACAATTTTAGTTGATAAATTCACAAGTGTTTTCAATTGA
- a CDS encoding dienelactone hydrolase family protein — translation MFEHEKQILLSGMPLDEAKCAMLLLHGRGSSSNDILEIVTHLNVKEFALIAPEATYNIWYPKSFLASREQNQPALSSALSIIKHAIAEINQAGIPTNNIFLLGFSQGACLALEYAALNAEKYAGIIALTGGLIGEEVKKENYKGNFKGTKVFIGAGDHDPHVPLIRVQQTTAILKSMNAKVTEKIYPNLPHGISEQEISDVNKLFFTS, via the coding sequence ATGTTTGAACATGAAAAGCAGATATTATTGTCGGGAATGCCCCTTGATGAGGCCAAATGTGCGATGCTACTATTACATGGCAGAGGTTCATCCTCAAATGATATTCTTGAAATTGTAACGCACCTAAATGTTAAGGAGTTTGCATTAATTGCCCCGGAGGCAACCTATAATATTTGGTATCCAAAGAGTTTTTTGGCCTCTCGAGAACAAAATCAGCCAGCGCTTTCATCAGCATTATCAATTATTAAGCATGCAATTGCTGAAATTAACCAGGCAGGTATTCCAACAAATAACATTTTTTTGCTGGGGTTTTCACAAGGCGCATGTTTAGCTTTGGAATATGCAGCCTTGAATGCTGAAAAATATGCTGGTATTATTGCCCTTACAGGTGGTTTGATTGGAGAAGAAGTAAAAAAAGAAAATTACAAAGGCAATTTTAAAGGCACCAAAGTTTTTATCGGAGCAGGAGATCATGATCCCCATGTTCCGTTAATAAGAGTACAGCAGACAACAGCCATTTTGAAATCCATGAACGCTAAGGTTACGGAAAAAATTTATCCTAATTTACCCCACGGGATTTCTGAGCAGGAAATCTCCGATGTAAATAAATTGTTTTTCACTAGCTAA
- a CDS encoding ring-cleaving dioxygenase, with protein MYKQNKITGIHHITAITGDPQTNVDFYTGILGLLLIKKTVNFDAPEVYHLYFGDETGTPGSVLTFFSFDNFSKAVKGHGEVSTISFSIDENALEFWIQRLEKFNVSYKEPFSRWNETVVCFEDHEGLSLELVANNKDKRTGFEVPGIRLNNSIKGFYGATLLVENQQETASILIDVMNHQLILKNDQRFRYTSTNLPGSFIDIIVNSETDTAIQGIGSVHHIAFQTANLESQQSIREELLTRINYVTPVIDRYYFQSIYFREPGRILFEIATNGPGFLIDECIENFGSSLKLPYWLEPKRESIEGHLKPVRVNTQEYV; from the coding sequence ATGTACAAACAGAATAAAATTACCGGAATACATCACATAACTGCTATTACTGGAGATCCTCAAACCAATGTTGATTTTTATACAGGAATTTTAGGACTTCTGCTTATAAAAAAAACTGTAAATTTTGATGCACCTGAGGTTTATCACCTTTATTTTGGAGATGAAACTGGAACTCCCGGAAGTGTTCTTACCTTTTTTTCATTTGATAATTTTTCAAAAGCAGTGAAAGGTCATGGGGAAGTAAGTACAATTTCTTTTTCAATTGATGAAAATGCTTTGGAGTTTTGGATCCAAAGGCTTGAAAAATTCAATGTTTCCTATAAAGAGCCTTTCTCAAGATGGAATGAAACTGTTGTGTGTTTTGAAGACCATGAAGGATTAAGTTTAGAATTGGTGGCAAATAACAAAGATAAACGAACAGGATTTGAAGTTCCCGGCATTAGATTGAATAATTCCATAAAAGGTTTTTATGGCGCAACCCTTTTGGTAGAAAATCAGCAAGAAACAGCATCAATATTAATTGATGTTATGAACCATCAGTTAATATTAAAAAACGACCAGAGATTTCGGTACACTTCCACCAACCTGCCAGGAAGCTTTATTGATATAATTGTAAATTCCGAAACTGATACAGCAATTCAAGGTATTGGTTCGGTTCATCACATTGCCTTTCAAACCGCAAACCTGGAATCTCAACAATCAATACGAGAAGAGCTTTTAACCCGTATTAATTATGTAACACCTGTAATTGACCGATATTATTTTCAATCTATTTATTTTCGTGAGCCAGGACGGATTTTATTTGAGATAGCTACCAATGGTCCTGGATTTTTAATTGATGAATGCATAGAAAATTTTGGTTCTTCTTTAAAACTTCCTTATTGGCTTGAACCTAAGAGGGAAAGCATTGAAGGGCATTTAAAGCCGGTAAGGGTTAATACACAAGAATATGTTTGA
- a CDS encoding MCP four helix bundle domain-containing protein: MKQLKFIPIKRQIILLFLVNSILIILLGVLNFIGLRHYERNISYIKNSSLSQLSLLRRIEYNTGTNYIYLLHNLYSTEPEKKIFYAIKIRELLFQNDSLFKELTDKITRSSTKNSLEEVLKWKNLYQKKLITALEISWEEQDVMPFEYEEHEIRPLAGIYKQKLEDFAQLVVYNTEQDITTTLEKISNTRLLSRLIVAFGILFLLLISNLMIRISKRLTKDYITLKQQTIEREKAQKELQLLNEELEEKVKKRTEELNGAYENICQYNDELKEVTQAKDKFISVISHDLRNPINTILSSSEILMNMLKESPVNEQIKHFASIINNSSNKLIVQLNELLEWAKIKNKSMIFNPQKLNLKETVTESFKLIQSNAEEKYIELLNEVPGNIFVKADKLMLRSIFQNLVTNAIKFTLQGGSVTVKAEENAEFVIINVTDTGIGMTEIIKDLLFNESKTVSHTGTAMEHGSGLGLVLVKDFVSTHGGTITVDSEIDKGSTFTFTIPKAGR; encoded by the coding sequence GTGAAACAATTAAAATTTATTCCGATAAAGAGGCAAATCATTTTGTTGTTCCTTGTAAATTCGATCCTCATTATATTGCTTGGCGTGCTCAATTTTATTGGCTTAAGACATTACGAAAGAAATATATCTTACATTAAAAATTCATCACTTTCCCAACTCTCCTTATTAAGGAGAATCGAATACAATACTGGCACTAATTACATCTATTTATTACACAATTTGTATTCAACTGAACCCGAAAAAAAAATATTTTATGCGATTAAAATACGTGAACTATTATTTCAGAATGATTCACTTTTTAAAGAATTAACTGATAAAATAACCAGATCAAGCACCAAAAACAGCCTTGAGGAAGTATTAAAATGGAAAAACCTGTATCAGAAAAAGTTAATAACAGCCCTTGAAATTAGCTGGGAAGAACAGGATGTTATGCCTTTTGAATATGAGGAACATGAAATAAGACCTTTAGCGGGAATTTACAAACAAAAATTAGAAGATTTCGCCCAACTTGTAGTGTATAATACAGAACAAGACATAACAACTACTTTGGAGAAAATAAGCAATACAAGATTATTAAGCAGGTTGATAGTTGCTTTCGGTATTCTTTTTCTATTATTAATCAGCAATTTAATGATAAGAATATCAAAAAGACTTACTAAAGATTATATTACATTAAAGCAACAAACAATTGAAAGGGAAAAAGCTCAAAAAGAGTTGCAATTGCTCAATGAAGAGCTCGAAGAAAAGGTAAAAAAACGTACTGAAGAGCTTAATGGTGCCTATGAAAACATATGTCAATATAATGATGAATTAAAGGAAGTTACACAGGCAAAAGATAAATTTATATCTGTAATTTCACATGATTTACGCAATCCTATTAACACTATTCTAAGTTCTTCAGAAATCCTGATGAATATGCTAAAGGAATCACCAGTTAATGAGCAGATAAAACATTTTGCATCCATAATTAACAACTCCTCAAATAAATTAATTGTTCAACTCAATGAACTATTAGAGTGGGCAAAAATTAAGAATAAAAGCATGATCTTTAACCCCCAAAAATTAAATTTAAAGGAAACTGTAACAGAATCATTCAAATTAATACAATCAAATGCAGAAGAAAAATACATAGAATTATTAAATGAAGTTCCGGGAAATATTTTTGTTAAAGCAGATAAACTCATGCTGCGATCAATATTTCAAAATCTTGTGACAAACGCAATTAAATTTACATTACAAGGAGGATCAGTTACTGTAAAAGCTGAAGAAAATGCTGAATTTGTAATAATTAATGTAACAGACACTGGAATTGGCATGACGGAAATTATAAAGGATTTATTGTTTAACGAAAGTAAAACTGTTTCTCATACAGGAACTGCCATGGAACATGGTTCTGGACTTGGACTTGTTTTGGTAAAGGATTTTGTTTCTACACATGGTGGAACTATAACTGTTGATAGCGAGATTGACAAAGGCAGTACTTTTACTTTTACTATTCCAAAGGCTGGGCGATAA
- the rsmD gene encoding 16S rRNA (guanine(966)-N(2))-methyltransferase RsmD, whose amino-acid sequence MRIISGKYRGKKINPPNNLPVRPTTDYAKEALFNCLANKIDFEDIKVLDLFCGTGNITFEFASRGVEDLTCVEINFKCAEFIKRTVLELKAKGIKVITSDVYKFISYSSDKYDLIFADPPYDMQETLFLADRIFEKQLLNKNGYLVIEHPEDKDFSNNHFFEERRKYGKVNFSFFHNK is encoded by the coding sequence ATGAGAATAATAAGTGGAAAATACAGAGGAAAAAAAATAAATCCTCCCAATAATCTACCAGTTCGTCCTACAACAGATTATGCGAAAGAGGCCTTATTTAATTGTTTAGCAAATAAAATTGATTTTGAAGACATTAAAGTCCTGGATCTTTTTTGCGGTACTGGTAATATCACCTTTGAATTTGCATCCAGAGGTGTTGAGGATTTAACTTGTGTGGAGATTAACTTTAAATGCGCTGAATTCATTAAACGAACCGTTTTAGAACTAAAAGCTAAAGGCATAAAAGTTATAACGAGTGATGTTTATAAATTCATTTCTTATAGCAGTGATAAGTATGACCTTATTTTTGCTGACCCACCTTATGATATGCAGGAAACACTATTCCTGGCTGATAGAATATTCGAAAAACAGTTGCTAAATAAAAATGGATATCTGGTTATTGAACATCCAGAGGATAAGGACTTTTCAAATAATCATTTCTTTGAAGAAAGACGCAAGTATGGAAAAGTAAATTTCAGTTTTTTTCACAATAAATAA
- a CDS encoding PD40 domain-containing protein, translated as MNYIKNLVLLIFSIILLTECSNASIISVKDTTSQKGFNSLSNQVKLKQARNNFLAENYQLALENYRELQSSYPNDAMANFRVGECYFALLNFAATVEFLENSKAQNSLVHKNLNFILGQAYHRTGKIDKAIEVLQEFVNSSKEILEENKDALTFIEQCKTAKKLMANPVNVKISNPGVFINSPFEDYGPSISGDGKTLIFTSRRPETTGGRTDPGDGKFYEDIFISSWNDASNTWSEAKPVPGRLNTDFHDAALSISPDGTQIFVYRNVPGETGSGDIYVSKLNNKQVWAAPKPMAKEINSSYFESSASICADESYFYFVSEKRGGFGNGDIYRSKRLSKNVWGEAENLGPVINTTEDEVSVFIHPDGKTLFFSSKGHNTMGGYDIFKSVYNNGSWSVPENLGYPINTFHNDLHFVLSSDNSTAYYSSIKENGLGERDIYRIDMKNYAVHLKENQVYKSNGLSILKGSVFDMDAAQAVEATIDVLDLSGQKVSSIFTNSDGEYFVTLPGGINYQLVISAEEFEKVSEKINLPLDNTKTYVMVKHFLVKKISKEFNFPKD; from the coding sequence ATGAATTATATTAAAAACTTAGTTCTCTTAATATTTTCCATTATTCTGTTAACAGAGTGTTCAAACGCTTCAATAATAAGCGTAAAAGATACAACTTCCCAAAAAGGATTTAACAGCCTATCCAACCAAGTTAAACTCAAGCAAGCCAGAAATAATTTTTTGGCAGAGAATTATCAACTTGCTTTAGAAAATTACAGGGAGTTGCAAAGCTCCTATCCGAATGATGCTATGGCAAATTTCAGAGTGGGGGAATGTTACTTTGCTTTGCTCAATTTTGCTGCTACCGTTGAGTTTTTAGAGAATTCAAAAGCTCAAAATTCATTGGTTCATAAAAATTTGAATTTTATATTAGGACAAGCATATCATAGAACAGGGAAAATTGATAAGGCTATTGAGGTATTACAGGAATTCGTGAATTCTTCTAAAGAAATTCTGGAAGAAAATAAAGATGCTTTGACATTTATAGAGCAGTGTAAAACAGCTAAAAAATTAATGGCTAATCCTGTTAACGTGAAAATAAGCAATCCAGGGGTCTTTATTAATTCACCTTTTGAGGATTATGGACCCTCCATATCTGGTGATGGAAAAACCTTGATTTTTACTTCAAGAAGACCAGAAACAACTGGAGGCAGAACTGATCCTGGTGATGGGAAATTTTATGAGGATATTTTCATTTCTTCTTGGAATGATGCTTCTAATACTTGGTCTGAGGCAAAACCTGTTCCAGGTAGATTAAATACTGATTTTCATGATGCAGCCTTAAGTATTTCACCTGATGGCACTCAAATTTTTGTATATAGAAATGTACCGGGAGAAACAGGAAGTGGCGATATTTATGTTTCAAAATTAAACAATAAGCAAGTCTGGGCAGCTCCAAAACCTATGGCAAAAGAAATAAATTCTTCCTATTTCGAAAGTTCTGCAAGCATTTGTGCTGATGAGAGTTATTTTTATTTTGTTAGTGAAAAAAGGGGAGGTTTTGGCAATGGGGATATTTACAGAAGTAAAAGATTATCAAAAAACGTTTGGGGTGAAGCTGAAAATTTAGGACCAGTAATTAATACTACTGAAGATGAAGTAAGTGTTTTTATTCATCCTGACGGAAAAACTTTGTTTTTCAGTTCAAAAGGTCATAATACCATGGGTGGTTATGATATTTTTAAATCCGTTTATAACAATGGGAGCTGGTCTGTTCCAGAAAATTTAGGTTATCCCATTAATACATTTCATAACGATTTGCATTTTGTATTGTCCTCAGATAACAGCACAGCCTACTATTCATCAATAAAAGAAAATGGACTAGGGGAGCGGGATATCTATCGAATTGACATGAAGAATTATGCTGTTCATCTTAAAGAAAACCAGGTTTACAAAAGCAATGGTTTGTCCATATTAAAAGGAAGTGTTTTTGATATGGATGCAGCCCAGGCAGTAGAAGCAACAATTGATGTTTTGGATTTATCCGGACAAAAAGTTTCCTCTATTTTTACAAACTCAGATGGTGAATACTTTGTAACTCTGCCAGGGGGAATCAATTACCAATTGGTAATATCAGCAGAAGAATTCGAAAAGGTAAGTGAAAAAATTAATCTTCCATTAGATAATACTAAAACCTATGTTATGGTAAAGCATTTTTTGGTAAAAAAGATTTCAAAGGAATTTAACTTCCCAAAAGATTAG
- a CDS encoding menaquinone biosynthesis protein — protein MISKIKISVVSYLNSKPFIYGIQDSPELKKHDFELQLDLPAQCAEKLINGKVDIGLVPVIVIPKLKESYIISEFCIGANGPVKTVMLYSEVPVKEIKQIYLDYQSKSSVMLTRILASELWDINPQWIPALNGYENLISKTTAAVVIGDRAFEMNGKYKYEYDLSEQWQILTGMPFVFACWVANKKLPDDFVRDFNHALKHGLENLEHVANLHALKNNNLLEYFTKHIKYEFDKEKKDALALFLHKASEINLL, from the coding sequence ATGATTTCGAAAATTAAAATATCTGTAGTATCCTATCTTAATTCCAAGCCATTTATATATGGAATTCAGGATTCACCAGAATTAAAAAAGCATGATTTTGAATTACAGCTGGATCTTCCAGCACAATGTGCGGAAAAACTTATTAATGGAAAGGTCGACATTGGATTGGTTCCTGTGATAGTTATTCCTAAGTTAAAGGAATCCTATATAATAAGCGAATTTTGCATAGGTGCAAATGGCCCAGTAAAGACAGTAATGTTATACAGTGAGGTTCCTGTAAAAGAAATTAAACAGATTTATTTAGATTACCAATCAAAAAGTTCTGTTATGTTAACAAGAATACTAGCATCAGAACTATGGGATATTAACCCTCAATGGATTCCCGCTTTAAATGGGTATGAAAATTTGATAAGCAAAACCACTGCTGCTGTTGTAATTGGTGACAGAGCCTTTGAAATGAATGGCAAATATAAATATGAATATGATTTGTCGGAACAATGGCAAATCTTAACCGGCATGCCTTTTGTTTTTGCTTGCTGGGTTGCAAATAAAAAACTTCCCGATGATTTTGTCCGTGATTTTAATCATGCTCTAAAACATGGATTAGAAAATTTGGAGCATGTGGCTAATTTGCATGCTTTAAAAAACAATAATCTGTTGGAATACTTTACAAAACATATTAAATATGAATTTGATAAAGAAAAAAAAGATGCACTTGCCTTGTTTTTACACAAAGCCTCTGAGATTAATCTGCTTTAA
- the purB gene encoding adenylosuccinate lyase has product MKLSQLTAISPVDGRYRKSTEQLADFFSESALIKYRLLIEVEYFISLCKLPLPQLKSVKHEVFEKLRLIYTDFTLEDAQKVKDTESITNHDVKAVEYFLKDKFEQLGLGESIEFIHFGLTSQDINNTAIPYSIKEALEKCFYPVLEETISKIKEFAIQWKEIPMLAKTHGQPASPTKLGKELMVFVERLEKQKSQLKAVPMSAKFGGATGNLNAHFVAYPKTDWVSFANDFVNHTLGLDRSQYTTQIEHYDNIAALCDAIKRINTILIDLNRDMWMYISMNYFKQQIKAGEIGSSAMPHKVNPIDFENSEGNAGIANALFEHFSAKLPVSRLQRDLTDSTVLRNIGLPFAHTLITLISLNKGLSKIILNEQALHDDLDANWAVVAEAIQTVLRREGYPKPYEKLKDLTRINTQINKEAIQSFISTLDVKDEIKEELMKISPFNYTGV; this is encoded by the coding sequence ATGAAACTATCCCAACTCACTGCAATATCACCTGTTGATGGCAGATATAGAAAATCCACCGAACAACTTGCCGACTTTTTTTCTGAATCAGCATTGATAAAATACCGTCTTTTAATCGAGGTTGAATATTTTATTTCTCTATGTAAACTGCCATTGCCACAATTAAAATCCGTTAAGCATGAGGTTTTTGAAAAGTTAAGGCTGATTTATACAGATTTCACTTTAGAAGATGCACAAAAAGTTAAGGACACAGAAAGTATCACCAACCATGATGTAAAAGCTGTTGAATATTTTTTGAAAGATAAATTTGAACAACTTGGTTTGGGTGAATCAATTGAATTCATCCATTTTGGATTAACTTCCCAGGATATTAACAATACAGCAATTCCTTATTCAATAAAGGAAGCCCTGGAAAAATGTTTTTATCCTGTTTTAGAAGAAACAATTTCAAAAATAAAAGAATTTGCAATTCAGTGGAAAGAAATACCAATGCTGGCCAAAACACATGGACAACCTGCCTCACCTACCAAGCTTGGTAAGGAATTAATGGTATTTGTGGAAAGGCTTGAAAAGCAAAAATCACAATTAAAAGCAGTACCAATGTCAGCTAAATTCGGTGGTGCAACAGGTAATCTTAATGCACATTTTGTAGCCTATCCTAAAACAGATTGGGTAAGCTTTGCCAATGATTTTGTAAATCATACTCTTGGCCTTGATCGCTCCCAATATACAACCCAAATTGAGCATTATGATAATATTGCTGCACTTTGCGATGCAATTAAAAGAATCAATACTATTCTAATTGATCTTAACAGGGACATGTGGATGTACATTTCAATGAATTATTTTAAACAACAAATAAAAGCAGGTGAAATTGGATCTTCAGCAATGCCGCATAAAGTAAATCCAATTGACTTTGAAAATTCAGAAGGAAACGCAGGAATTGCAAATGCTTTATTTGAGCATTTTTCCGCCAAATTACCTGTATCCAGGTTACAAAGAGATTTAACTGATTCTACAGTTTTAAGAAATATTGGGCTTCCCTTTGCCCATACGCTCATCACTCTTATATCCTTAAATAAGGGCTTAAGTAAAATAATACTCAATGAACAAGCATTGCATGATGATTTGGATGCAAATTGGGCTGTGGTAGCTGAGGCTATACAAACTGTTTTAAGAAGAGAGGGCTATCCTAAACCTTATGAAAAACTAAAGGATTTAACACGTATTAATACCCAAATAAATAAAGAGGCTATTCAAAGCTTTATTTCTACTCTTGATGTAAAGGATGAAATAAAAGAGGAGCTAATGAAAATATCTCCTTTTAATTATACCGGGGTTTAA
- a CDS encoding (Fe-S)-binding protein, with the protein MIVDIFIPCFMDQIYPGTALNMVKILEHVGCKVNYNVEQTCCGQPAFNAGYWDHCKEVGEKFIKEFPEDRYIITPSASCAGMVKNYYGEMFHNSSLHNEYKQVKKNLFEFSDFLVNILKITDLGAKLDGIATYHDSCAALREYGIKREPRVLLEKVKGLELIEMHDVETCCGFGGTFAAKFESISIGMAQQKVDNAVATGAKYIVSTDMSCLMHLDTYLQKENHQIKIMHLVDVLASGIE; encoded by the coding sequence ATGATTGTAGATATTTTTATTCCCTGTTTTATGGATCAGATTTACCCAGGAACAGCCCTTAATATGGTCAAAATTCTTGAGCATGTAGGCTGTAAGGTAAATTACAATGTTGAACAAACCTGTTGCGGCCAACCCGCTTTTAATGCGGGTTATTGGGATCATTGCAAAGAGGTGGGAGAAAAGTTCATTAAAGAATTTCCCGAAGACAGGTACATCATTACTCCTTCGGCCTCATGCGCAGGCATGGTTAAAAACTATTACGGAGAAATGTTTCACAATTCATCCCTGCACAATGAATACAAACAAGTGAAGAAGAACCTTTTCGAATTCAGCGATTTTTTAGTAAACATTCTTAAAATTACTGATTTGGGTGCAAAACTGGATGGAATAGCCACCTACCATGATTCCTGCGCAGCACTAAGAGAATATGGCATTAAAAGAGAGCCAAGGGTTTTGTTGGAAAAAGTGAAAGGCCTTGAATTAATTGAAATGCATGATGTAGAAACATGTTGCGGTTTTGGTGGTACCTTTGCTGCAAAATTTGAATCTATTTCAATTGGTATGGCTCAGCAAAAAGTTGACAATGCAGTTGCAACAGGTGCAAAATATATTGTTTCCACTGATATGTCCTGTCTGATGCACTTGGATACTTATCTCCAAAAAGAAAATCATCAAATCAAGATTATGCATCTAGTTGATGTGCTTGCTTCGGGCATTGAGTAA